From Haloarcula sp. CBA1127, a single genomic window includes:
- a CDS encoding molybdopterin biosynthesis protein, producing MSDRREFRDLASPEEAHEVVAGLDIDPDPETVPLDEARDRVLTERVDADIDVPGFDRASMDGYAVHARDTFGADEADPVTLSVAGEVHAGEEPDVTVEPGSLAEISTGAVMPAGADAVVMVERTTETDDGVEIRTSVAPGDNVMLAGADIAAGARALGPGTRITPREIGLLSALGVDEVPVRGRPQVGILSTGDELVRPGNPLDSAAGQIYDVNSYTLAGAVAEAGGDPVMYPHAGDDYEEMERLLHEAADECDLVLSSGSTSASAVDVIYRVIEERGELRLHGVAVKPGKPMLVGTIGDSAYVGLPGYPVSALTIFQTFVAPAVRDAAGRDPPQTATVSGTMAVQERYGEGRRRLMPAGLVKDETGSLLVYPVDKGSGATTSLVDADGFVDVPPGTDYLAEGETVDVTLFSPAVRPPTLLGMGEDDPLLSRLLDTVSRPRYLPLGSTEGLRRLGNGVPDIAVAAGPAADDHDATDIGGWQREWGLVAGPDTDVSGLGDLVDGDYRFVNRDTASGLRRSFDDALDALGEDRGVGRAEVVDAIEGYELTTKAHESPARKVIAGEAHVGLGLRATAAKLNLGFVSLGTQQVRVLANPERREKHSVGALAESLDDLDSLADEIAGMEPQ from the coding sequence GTGAGCGACCGCCGCGAGTTCCGCGACCTAGCATCGCCCGAAGAAGCCCACGAAGTCGTCGCCGGCCTCGACATCGACCCCGACCCGGAGACCGTTCCGCTGGACGAGGCTCGCGACCGCGTTCTCACAGAGCGGGTCGACGCTGACATCGACGTGCCGGGGTTCGACCGCGCGAGCATGGACGGCTACGCCGTACATGCCAGAGACACATTCGGCGCTGACGAGGCCGACCCGGTGACGCTGTCGGTCGCCGGGGAAGTCCACGCGGGCGAGGAGCCCGACGTAACCGTCGAGCCGGGTTCACTCGCCGAAATCTCGACTGGCGCGGTGATGCCGGCCGGCGCGGACGCCGTTGTGATGGTCGAACGGACGACTGAGACTGACGACGGCGTCGAGATACGCACGTCCGTCGCACCCGGTGATAACGTGATGCTCGCCGGCGCGGACATCGCGGCCGGTGCACGCGCGCTCGGTCCTGGAACGCGCATTACGCCCCGGGAAATTGGCCTCCTGTCGGCGCTGGGCGTCGACGAGGTCCCGGTGCGTGGCCGGCCGCAGGTCGGTATTCTCTCGACCGGCGACGAACTCGTCCGACCCGGGAACCCCCTCGACAGCGCCGCCGGCCAGATCTACGACGTGAACAGCTACACGCTGGCCGGCGCAGTCGCGGAGGCCGGCGGCGACCCGGTGATGTATCCGCACGCTGGCGACGACTACGAGGAGATGGAGCGGTTGCTCCACGAGGCGGCCGACGAGTGCGACCTCGTCCTCTCGTCAGGGTCGACCAGCGCGAGCGCGGTGGACGTCATCTACCGCGTCATTGAGGAGCGCGGCGAACTCAGGCTCCACGGCGTCGCCGTCAAACCCGGTAAGCCGATGCTCGTCGGAACCATCGGCGACTCGGCGTACGTCGGTCTCCCGGGATATCCGGTGTCGGCGCTGACAATTTTCCAGACCTTCGTCGCGCCGGCGGTCCGGGACGCCGCCGGTCGGGACCCGCCACAGACAGCAACGGTCTCTGGCACGATGGCAGTCCAGGAACGCTACGGCGAGGGGCGCAGACGCCTCATGCCGGCGGGTCTGGTCAAGGACGAAACGGGGTCGCTGCTGGTCTACCCCGTCGACAAGGGCAGCGGCGCGACGACGAGCCTCGTCGACGCTGATGGGTTCGTCGATGTACCGCCGGGGACGGACTATCTGGCAGAGGGGGAGACAGTCGACGTGACGTTGTTCTCCCCGGCAGTCAGGCCGCCGACGCTACTGGGGATGGGTGAGGACGACCCGCTTCTCTCGCGCCTACTGGATACCGTCTCTCGCCCGCGGTATCTCCCGCTCGGGTCGACAGAGGGACTCCGCCGCCTCGGCAACGGCGTCCCGGACATCGCGGTCGCCGCGGGACCGGCCGCCGATGACCACGACGCGACCGACATTGGCGGCTGGCAGCGTGAGTGGGGGCTGGTCGCCGGCCCTGATACCGACGTATCCGGCTTGGGCGACCTCGTCGACGGCGATTACCGCTTTGTCAACCGCGACACCGCCTCCGGACTGCGACGGAGCTTCGATGACGCGCTCGACGCCCTCGGCGAGGACCGGGGCGTTGGCCGCGCGGAAGTCGTCGATGCCATCGAAGGCTACGAACTCACGACGAAGGCACACGAGAGTCCCGCCCGGAAAGTCATTGCAGGCGAGGCGCATGTGGGCCTCGGGCTTCGAGCCACAGCGGCGAAACTCAACCTCGGGTTCGTCTCACTGGGAACACAGCAGGTCCGGGTGCTCGCAAACCCCGAGCGACGGGAGAAACACAGCGTCGGTGCGCTCGCCGAGTCGCTCGACGACCTCGACTCGCTGGCCGATGAGATAGCTGGTATGGAACCGCAGTAG
- a CDS encoding DUF393 domain-containing protein, which yields MSDPTLVYDDDCGFCTWWADFIDERSDIEIIGFSELDADLLARLPDDYESCSHLVTEEDVYSCGESIETALTHTELGKPAQPLVSFLRQFEDYERVRERAYRRVADNRSKWGKVMSKTPPARRDSSD from the coding sequence ATGAGCGACCCAACGCTCGTCTACGACGACGACTGCGGCTTCTGTACGTGGTGGGCGGACTTCATCGACGAGCGGTCCGATATCGAAATCATCGGGTTCTCCGAGCTCGATGCCGACTTGCTTGCACGCCTGCCGGACGACTACGAGTCCTGTTCGCATCTGGTGACCGAGGAGGACGTGTATTCCTGCGGGGAATCAATCGAAACCGCACTTACACACACGGAACTCGGCAAGCCAGCACAGCCGCTGGTTTCGTTCCTCAGACAATTCGAGGACTACGAGCGGGTCCGCGAGCGGGCCTATCGGCGGGTCGCCGACAACCGTTCGAAGTGGGGGAAGGTCATGTCGAAGACGCCGCCAGCGCGCAGGGATAGCTCGGACTGA
- a CDS encoding CoA-binding protein encodes MPVDSDDELREILELDRVAVVGCSTSPGKDAHEIPKYLNEQGYEVIPVNPFADEIFGQKTYDSLAEIPGEIDIVDVFRPSDEVSDIVDAALERDDDAVIWLQLGIHDDDAVERAEAAGRRVVQDRCMKPTHQQLMG; translated from the coding sequence ATGCCTGTTGATTCGGACGACGAACTCCGAGAGATTCTCGAACTGGACCGCGTCGCCGTCGTCGGGTGTTCGACCAGCCCCGGCAAGGACGCTCACGAGATTCCGAAGTACCTCAACGAACAGGGGTACGAAGTGATTCCGGTCAATCCGTTCGCTGACGAGATATTCGGGCAGAAGACCTACGACTCACTGGCAGAGATCCCCGGCGAAATAGACATCGTTGACGTGTTCAGGCCGAGTGACGAGGTCAGCGACATCGTCGACGCGGCGCTGGAACGCGACGACGACGCCGTTATCTGGCTTCAGCTCGGTATCCACGACGACGATGCCGTTGAACGCGCCGAGGCGGCCGGCCGCCGTGTCGTCCAAGACCGCTGTATGAAACCAACCCACCAGCAACTGATGGGGTGA
- a CDS encoding ThuA domain-containing protein: protein MVAVTVWNENRHERATGPANAMYPDGIHTTLAEMLTSYGHTVQTATLDDPAHGLTAEVLAETDVLLWWGDVAHDAVSDATASRVEQAVRDGMGFIPLHSSHESKPFEALMGATGTLRWREEGEREHVWVVEASHPITDGLPEEFELERAEIYGKGFDLPIPDTLVTVSWCGDGTVFPSGCCYYRDAGRIFYFQPGHETFPVYHRPVVQKLLHNAVTWAAPNETNHHCAGQS, encoded by the coding sequence ATGGTTGCAGTCACCGTGTGGAACGAAAACCGGCACGAACGGGCGACAGGCCCGGCCAATGCGATGTACCCCGACGGGATCCACACGACGTTGGCTGAGATGCTTACTTCCTACGGCCACACTGTTCAGACAGCGACACTCGATGACCCTGCCCACGGACTAACCGCGGAGGTACTCGCCGAAACTGACGTGTTACTGTGGTGGGGCGATGTCGCACACGATGCTGTCAGCGATGCGACTGCGAGCCGCGTCGAGCAGGCCGTCCGTGACGGGATGGGGTTCATCCCGCTCCACTCCAGTCACGAATCGAAGCCGTTCGAGGCACTCATGGGAGCGACTGGCACCCTGCGCTGGCGCGAGGAAGGCGAACGCGAGCACGTCTGGGTCGTCGAAGCGAGCCATCCAATTACCGACGGGCTTCCGGAGGAGTTCGAACTCGAACGTGCCGAGATCTACGGAAAAGGGTTCGACCTGCCGATACCGGACACTCTAGTGACCGTAAGTTGGTGTGGCGACGGCACAGTGTTTCCCAGCGGGTGTTGTTACTATCGTGATGCGGGACGGATATTCTACTTCCAGCCCGGCCACGAGACGTTTCCAGTGTACCACCGGCCGGTCGTCCAGAAGCTCCTGCACAACGCTGTTACGTGGGCTGCGCCGAATGAGACCAACCACCACTGTGCTGGACAGTCCTGA
- a CDS encoding NAD(P)/FAD-dependent oxidoreductase, producing MTENVVVLGSGYAGAGAIKSFEDELDGQTDVDVTWISETDYHLVLHESHRCIRDPSVQENIAIPVHEIKQPSTNFIQDEVVGIDTDAQEVDLADSDTVEYDYLLVGLGSQTAFFGIDGLKEHALTLKSLDDALEIHDKIQQAAREASTNDPAQVVIGGAGLSGIQTAGEVAEFCDEHNAPIDIHLVEGLDQVLPNSDPELQGALRKRLEAADVNIKCGEFIGEVDEETVYIGDEDELDYDVLVWTGGITGRDCMQDVDLDKDERNHRVHAEGNFQTEDEHVFAIGDSALIDQPGDQPAPPTAQAAWQAAEVAGENLARAVRGQPLKTWTHKDKGTVVSVGEKAVAHDVVNMPIETFGGMPAKLLKKAIAARWINDMTGVGRAAKAWPDM from the coding sequence ATGACAGAGAACGTAGTGGTGCTCGGTTCGGGGTACGCTGGCGCGGGGGCAATAAAGAGTTTCGAGGACGAGTTAGACGGTCAAACGGACGTTGATGTCACCTGGATTTCTGAGACGGACTATCATCTGGTCCTACACGAGTCCCACCGTTGCATCCGGGACCCGAGCGTGCAGGAGAACATCGCCATCCCTGTTCACGAAATCAAGCAGCCCTCGACCAACTTCATTCAGGACGAGGTTGTTGGTATCGACACCGACGCCCAAGAGGTGGACCTCGCGGACTCCGACACCGTCGAGTACGACTACCTGCTCGTGGGGCTGGGCTCCCAGACGGCCTTCTTCGGCATCGACGGCCTCAAAGAGCACGCGCTGACGCTCAAGAGCCTCGACGACGCGCTTGAAATCCACGACAAGATTCAGCAAGCGGCCCGCGAAGCCTCCACAAACGACCCAGCACAGGTCGTCATCGGTGGCGCTGGCCTCTCCGGCATTCAGACCGCCGGCGAGGTCGCCGAGTTCTGCGACGAACACAACGCACCTATCGACATCCATCTCGTCGAAGGTCTCGACCAGGTTCTGCCCAACAGCGACCCCGAACTCCAGGGTGCCCTGCGCAAGCGTCTGGAAGCCGCCGACGTGAACATCAAATGCGGCGAGTTCATCGGCGAAGTCGACGAGGAGACTGTCTACATCGGTGACGAGGACGAGCTGGACTACGACGTGCTAGTCTGGACGGGCGGCATCACCGGCCGCGATTGCATGCAAGACGTCGATCTGGACAAAGACGAGCGCAACCACCGCGTCCACGCCGAAGGGAACTTCCAGACCGAGGACGAGCACGTCTTCGCGATCGGAGACTCGGCGCTGATCGACCAGCCGGGCGACCAGCCCGCCCCGCCAACCGCTCAGGCCGCCTGGCAAGCCGCCGAAGTCGCGGGCGAGAACCTCGCTCGCGCGGTTCGCGGCCAGCCGCTGAAGACCTGGACCCACAAGGACAAGGGCACGGTTGTTTCGGTCGGCGAGAAAGCCGTCGCCCACGACGTGGTGAATATGCCTATCGAGACGTTTGGCGGGATGCCAGCGAAACTGCTGAAGAAAGCGATTGCCGCCCGCTGGATCAACGACATGACCGGTGTCGGTCGGGCCGCCAAGGCTTGGCCTGACATGTGA
- a CDS encoding glutaredoxin, translated as MAFEPEELSPEEVTDQVDSVIEDNEVVLFMKGNELMPQCGYSKKALGLLQQHRDDIETVDVLKATDAYREALERHSDRETIPQTFVDGEFIGGSDILEQLDERGELAEKVGQ; from the coding sequence ATGGCATTCGAGCCCGAAGAACTCTCGCCGGAAGAGGTCACGGACCAGGTAGACAGCGTCATCGAGGACAACGAGGTCGTGCTGTTCATGAAAGGCAACGAGCTGATGCCACAGTGTGGCTACTCGAAGAAGGCCCTCGGACTGCTGCAACAGCACCGCGACGACATCGAAACGGTAGACGTGCTCAAGGCGACCGACGCCTATCGGGAGGCCCTGGAGCGCCACAGCGACCGCGAGACTATCCCCCAAACGTTCGTCGACGGGGAATTCATCGGCGGCAGCGACATCCTCGAACAACTGGACGAGCGCGGCGAGCTCGCGGAAAAAGTCGGTCAGTAA
- the corA gene encoding magnesium/cobalt transporter CorA, which produces MISAVVYADGQAIEYEDLTTARTAAGTTWVHVTDVTADEVDAVSSAFDLHSLAIDDIKNDVRANVQEFNAYTFVLVKSASLTPGDTTFDKEVKTTPLGLFIGPDWVVTLSTGAVPSVQRVMDAVGRGDERLLHRGPDFTAYRVIDVIVDAYFDLLDEIETDIEQIEEEVTTSTDIETLERINDVRRDLLSFRKQVWPAREAIGVLARGDPKQIQPQTEKYFRDVYDHLVQIVDLTETYRDLVSGARDIYLNTVSQSTNEVMKMLTVVATIFIPLTFVVGVYGMNFTDSPYNMPELGWAFGYPAVMIGMVIVVGVLLAHFRQRGYL; this is translated from the coding sequence GTGATTTCCGCAGTGGTGTACGCTGACGGGCAGGCGATAGAGTACGAGGATCTGACGACCGCCCGAACGGCTGCCGGAACGACGTGGGTTCACGTCACCGACGTGACAGCCGATGAGGTCGACGCCGTCAGTTCCGCCTTCGACCTCCATTCGCTGGCTATCGATGACATCAAGAACGACGTCCGGGCGAACGTCCAGGAGTTCAACGCCTACACGTTCGTGCTCGTCAAATCTGCGTCGCTTACGCCCGGCGATACGACATTCGACAAGGAGGTGAAAACGACGCCGCTCGGCCTGTTTATCGGCCCCGACTGGGTCGTCACGCTGTCGACGGGCGCCGTCCCGTCCGTCCAGCGCGTGATGGACGCTGTCGGCCGTGGGGACGAGCGACTCCTTCACCGCGGCCCGGATTTTACTGCCTACCGGGTCATCGACGTCATCGTCGACGCGTACTTCGACCTGCTGGACGAGATCGAGACCGATATCGAACAGATCGAAGAGGAGGTGACCACTTCCACCGATATCGAGACGCTCGAACGGATCAACGACGTTCGGCGGGACCTGTTGTCCTTCCGCAAACAGGTCTGGCCGGCGCGGGAGGCAATTGGCGTGCTTGCCCGTGGCGACCCCAAACAGATCCAGCCACAGACGGAGAAATACTTCCGGGACGTCTACGACCACCTCGTCCAGATCGTGGACCTGACCGAGACCTACCGCGACCTCGTCTCGGGTGCGCGGGACATCTACCTGAATACGGTGTCCCAGTCGACAAACGAGGTGATGAAGATGCTGACCGTCGTTGCGACTATCTTCATCCCGCTGACCTTCGTGGTCGGCGTCTACGGGATGAACTTCACCGACAGCCCGTACAACATGCCGGAACTGGGCTGGGCGTTCGGGTATCCCGCGGTGATGATCGGGATGGTGATCGTCGTCGGAGTCTTGCTCGCTCATTTCCGCCAGCGGGGCTACCTATAG
- a CDS encoding iron-containing alcohol dehydrogenase family protein, giving the protein MADTPVAGDLEAPFRFEYAPATLRYAPDAVRSLGTELDEQGYDSALVVCGTTVGETPAVMDPVRDGLGDRLAGVFAETTPAKRLGTAYDGLERFREADADCLVAVGGGSSLDVAKIISILAATDRDPAAVGTAFVDSGTIAVPEAGLPPIIAAPTTLAGADLSIVAGVTATPGTCPVAEPASGGVSDPKLMPAAACYDPELIATTPRSVLAASAMNGFDKGIETLYAANATPITDATASRGLGLLTEGLLAFGTGDDNPWVYQSITQGLMLVQYGISRADGTTLSLVHALGHGLTRTDDVQQGAAHGAIAPHALSYLFEQVDGRRSLLADALGVGDADNPGTAVVDRVNEVVTTLGLPTQLRDVAGPDRAEFPEVADAVLEDAFMTNVPSGLEPTREDIVRMLESAW; this is encoded by the coding sequence ATGGCCGACACACCGGTTGCCGGCGACCTTGAGGCCCCGTTTCGGTTCGAGTATGCCCCCGCGACGCTCCGATACGCCCCTGACGCCGTGCGGTCGCTGGGTACGGAGTTAGACGAGCAGGGCTACGACAGTGCACTGGTCGTCTGTGGCACCACCGTCGGTGAGACGCCGGCCGTGATGGACCCTGTTCGGGACGGACTCGGTGACCGACTTGCCGGCGTCTTCGCGGAAACGACACCAGCCAAGCGACTCGGCACTGCGTACGACGGGCTCGAACGCTTCCGCGAGGCTGATGCCGATTGTCTCGTGGCCGTTGGCGGCGGAAGCAGCCTCGACGTGGCAAAAATCATCAGTATCCTTGCGGCGACCGACCGCGACCCAGCCGCTGTCGGCACGGCATTCGTCGATTCCGGAACGATAGCTGTCCCCGAAGCAGGGCTGCCACCGATTATCGCCGCCCCAACGACGCTGGCCGGCGCTGACCTCTCTATCGTCGCTGGCGTCACAGCCACACCAGGCACCTGTCCTGTGGCTGAACCGGCCAGTGGCGGTGTCAGTGACCCGAAACTGATGCCCGCGGCCGCCTGTTACGACCCCGAGCTGATTGCGACGACGCCCCGGTCAGTCCTCGCGGCGTCGGCGATGAACGGCTTCGACAAAGGTATCGAGACGCTGTACGCGGCCAACGCGACCCCGATAACCGACGCCACAGCGTCGCGCGGCCTCGGCCTTCTCACAGAAGGCCTACTCGCGTTCGGTACCGGTGACGACAACCCGTGGGTGTACCAGTCGATTACGCAGGGACTCATGCTCGTCCAGTACGGCATCTCGCGGGCCGACGGGACGACGCTCTCGCTGGTCCACGCCCTCGGCCACGGACTAACCCGGACCGACGACGTCCAGCAGGGCGCAGCCCACGGAGCCATTGCTCCGCACGCGCTCTCGTACCTCTTCGAACAGGTCGACGGTCGGCGGTCACTTCTGGCCGACGCACTTGGGGTCGGCGACGCTGACAACCCCGGTACGGCGGTCGTTGACCGAGTCAATGAGGTAGTGACGACGCTGGGACTGCCAACACAACTCCGGGACGTAGCCGGCCCCGACCGGGCGGAGTTTCCCGAAGTCGCCGACGCCGTCCTTGAAGACGCCTTCATGACGAACGTCCCGTCGGGGCTGGAGCCAACCAGAGAGGATATTGTCCGTATGTTAGAGTCTGCTTGGTAG
- the glp gene encoding gephyrin-like molybdotransferase Glp, with the protein MSNESRKSAGFKDRTPVTTARETLLDAVSPHERTERVPLRDADERVVAGEITAERAVPHYRRAAMDGFAVRAEDTFSASQRSPASLRVDETVTTGTAARVHTGSELPEGADAVVMVEETEVTGDSVTVFDAVAGGENVAPVGEDVAEGQTLYEDGHRLRPSDLGLLKSVGNDAVDVYERPTVSVIPTGEELVQDDPEPGQVIETNGQTVTQYVERWGGNATYRDIVTDDVDALRAAISDDLDHDLVVTTGGSSVGERDLLPEVVNEIGEVLVHGVALKPGHPVALGVAEGTPILMLPGYPVACIVNAVQFLRPAIRQAGHLSPTDPPTTEAELTRKIASEPGTRTYARVELHDEDADEQTTATPTRASGSGVLSSVALADGWVVVPESVEGYDAGDTVTVEDWEWSQ; encoded by the coding sequence ATGAGCAACGAGTCCCGGAAGTCAGCCGGGTTCAAGGACCGAACGCCGGTGACGACGGCTAGGGAGACGCTGCTGGACGCAGTGTCCCCACACGAGCGGACGGAGCGCGTCCCGCTGCGTGACGCCGACGAACGCGTCGTCGCGGGTGAAATCACCGCCGAGCGAGCGGTGCCCCACTACCGCCGCGCGGCGATGGATGGCTTCGCAGTCAGAGCCGAGGACACGTTTAGCGCGAGCCAGCGGTCGCCGGCATCGCTCCGGGTCGATGAGACGGTGACAACGGGAACAGCGGCTCGCGTGCACACGGGGAGCGAACTCCCCGAGGGCGCGGACGCCGTCGTGATGGTCGAGGAGACCGAGGTGACCGGCGACAGCGTCACCGTGTTCGATGCGGTCGCCGGCGGAGAGAACGTCGCCCCTGTCGGCGAGGACGTGGCGGAAGGGCAGACGCTATACGAGGACGGCCACAGGCTCCGCCCGTCGGACCTCGGGCTGTTGAAATCGGTCGGGAACGACGCGGTCGATGTGTACGAGCGACCCACCGTCAGCGTGATTCCGACCGGCGAGGAGCTGGTCCAAGATGACCCGGAACCGGGGCAGGTAATCGAGACGAATGGCCAGACTGTCACGCAGTACGTCGAGCGCTGGGGCGGCAACGCGACCTACCGCGACATCGTCACCGACGACGTGGACGCACTCCGGGCGGCCATCAGCGACGATCTTGACCACGACCTCGTCGTGACGACCGGTGGGTCCTCCGTCGGCGAGCGCGACCTACTCCCGGAGGTTGTCAACGAGATTGGCGAGGTGCTGGTCCACGGGGTCGCACTGAAGCCAGGCCACCCGGTCGCGCTGGGCGTGGCCGAGGGGACGCCGATTCTCATGCTTCCGGGGTATCCGGTCGCTTGCATCGTCAACGCCGTCCAGTTCCTCCGGCCAGCGATCCGGCAGGCCGGCCACCTCTCACCGACCGACCCGCCGACGACCGAGGCCGAACTCACGCGGAAGATCGCCAGCGAACCGGGGACCCGAACCTACGCGCGGGTGGAACTGCACGACGAGGACGCAGACGAGCAAACGACCGCGACGCCGACGCGGGCCAGCGGGTCGGGCGTCCTCTCAAGCGTCGCGCTCGCCGACGGCTGGGTCGTCGTGCCGGAGTCCGTGGAGGGGTACGACGCCGGTGACACTGTGACCGTCGAGGACTGGGAGTGGTCACAGTGA
- a CDS encoding DUF5786 family protein: MGFGSYDESEQKDNDVDADDSEGVAVHENDHDGSVSFETEATTSDLVDKLGDMKDEDEE, encoded by the coding sequence ATGGGCTTTGGTAGCTACGATGAATCCGAACAGAAGGACAACGACGTAGACGCAGACGACAGCGAGGGCGTTGCGGTCCACGAGAACGACCACGACGGATCGGTCTCCTTCGAGACGGAGGCGACCACGAGCGACCTCGTCGACAAGCTCGGCGATATGAAAGACGAAGACGAGGAGTAA
- a CDS encoding BolA/IbaG family iron-sulfur metabolism protein: MDEDAVAELIEETLPEAQATVTTPRDPDDDKHYAVRVVSPAFEGESLVDQHQLVHDALGDHLTRDIHAIELTTLTPEEAE, translated from the coding sequence ATGGACGAGGATGCGGTCGCCGAACTCATCGAGGAAACGCTTCCGGAAGCACAGGCGACGGTCACCACACCGCGGGACCCCGACGACGACAAACACTACGCCGTACGCGTGGTCTCGCCGGCATTCGAGGGCGAGTCGCTGGTCGACCAGCATCAGCTTGTTCACGACGCGCTGGGGGACCATCTCACTCGCGACATTCACGCCATCGAACTGACGACGCTGACGCCCGAGGAAGCCGAGTAG
- a CDS encoding tripartite tricarboxylate transporter permease yields MLPGLPAADPTATLALLTAIGAGVGLGTLSGLVPGLHANTFALLLAAAASSLPGPRLYVGVAMLSAGVTHTFLDVIPALALGVPDPAMAASALPSHQLVIEGRGREALRLSALGSGLAVVFAVPLAVPLTLLMERAYPLVRPWLSVLLVGVAVLLVVTEHGRRQQVGAACSLAASGLLGIGLLDAPVTGALPVSDVLVPLFSGLFGAPVLLAAIEGDGVPPQADATVTTPRRTVGVLAGIGTLCGGAVGYIPGISSAIAATLALGLVSDQGPRAFIVTTSGVNTATAVFALFALISLGTPRTGVLVALARAKVPLVLPALLAAVAIAAVAGAILVPTLGDRYLRIVGRLDPTYLSLSVIAVLVCLSALFAGLVGIGAFGAAALVGHLPPRFGSRRATLMGVLLVPLAL; encoded by the coding sequence GTGCTTCCGGGGCTTCCTGCCGCCGACCCGACAGCGACGCTCGCGCTCCTCACAGCGATCGGGGCAGGGGTCGGACTGGGCACGCTCAGTGGGCTCGTCCCGGGGCTTCACGCCAATACGTTCGCGCTCTTGCTCGCTGCTGCGGCGAGCAGTTTGCCCGGGCCGCGGCTCTACGTCGGCGTCGCGATGCTTTCGGCCGGGGTGACACACACCTTTCTCGATGTGATTCCGGCGCTGGCACTGGGCGTGCCGGACCCGGCGATGGCGGCCAGCGCGCTCCCGAGCCACCAGCTGGTGATAGAGGGCCGCGGTCGGGAGGCGCTTCGCCTATCGGCGCTGGGGAGCGGGCTCGCCGTGGTGTTTGCCGTCCCGCTCGCGGTTCCGCTTACCCTGCTGATGGAGCGAGCGTATCCGCTGGTCCGGCCGTGGCTGTCGGTGCTACTCGTCGGGGTCGCCGTCCTGCTCGTGGTCACGGAGCACGGCCGCCGCCAGCAGGTCGGCGCTGCGTGTTCGCTCGCCGCCAGCGGGCTGCTCGGAATCGGGCTGCTCGATGCGCCAGTGACCGGCGCGTTGCCCGTGTCGGACGTGCTGGTCCCGCTGTTTTCGGGGCTGTTCGGCGCACCGGTGCTCTTGGCCGCTATCGAGGGGGATGGCGTCCCGCCACAGGCCGACGCGACGGTGACGACGCCGCGGCGAACGGTCGGCGTCTTAGCAGGCATCGGCACGCTCTGTGGGGGTGCAGTCGGCTACATCCCGGGAATCTCCAGCGCCATCGCGGCGACCCTGGCACTGGGGCTGGTCTCCGACCAGGGACCGCGGGCGTTTATTGTGACGACGAGTGGCGTCAACACGGCGACGGCAGTCTTTGCACTGTTCGCTCTCATCTCGCTCGGGACGCCCCGAACCGGTGTCCTTGTCGCGCTCGCCCGGGCCAAGGTCCCACTGGTGCTTCCAGCGCTGCTCGCGGCAGTCGCTATCGCCGCCGTCGCCGGCGCGATACTCGTCCCGACACTGGGCGACCGGTACCTCCGAATTGTTGGCCGACTGGACCCGACATACCTCTCGTTGTCTGTGATTGCAGTCCTCGTCTGTCTCTCCGCGCTCTTCGCCGGTCTCGTCGGTATCGGAGCGTTCGGAGCCGCCGCACTGGTCGGACATCTCCCGCCGCGGTTCGGGTCCCGCCGGGCGACCCTGATGGGGGTGTTACTCGTCCCGCTGGCGCTATAG
- a CDS encoding helix-turn-helix domain-containing protein, whose amino-acid sequence MSDSPEKLSVWCAGEEWCPITTTASLIGKKWHPVIIHRLLDNGPSGFNELKENVDGISSKVLSDSLEDLQEKGLVDREVINEQPFRVNYSLTEHGESLESVITEMAAWGQTYLQEPTEADEPME is encoded by the coding sequence ATGAGCGATTCACCGGAGAAGCTCTCCGTCTGGTGTGCTGGCGAAGAGTGGTGTCCGATAACGACGACGGCGTCCCTTATCGGGAAGAAGTGGCACCCCGTTATCATCCATCGACTGCTTGATAACGGCCCCTCAGGATTCAACGAACTCAAAGAGAACGTCGATGGGATTTCGTCCAAAGTGCTCTCCGATAGCCTCGAAGACCTGCAGGAGAAAGGGCTCGTCGACCGGGAAGTAATCAACGAACAACCGTTCCGCGTCAATTACTCGCTCACCGAACACGGGGAGTCGCTTGAGTCAGTAATCACTGAAATGGCAGCCTGGGGCCAGACATACCTGCAGGAACCGACAGAGGCCGACGAGCCTATGGAGTAG